The Cupriavidus sp. EM10 genome includes a region encoding these proteins:
- the treY gene encoding malto-oligosyltrehalose synthase produces MTTPADVNHADLDHAGVPRATARLQLHAGFTFADAAALVPYYAGLGISHLYLSPITAARPGSTHGYDVTDCTRISPELGGEEGFLTLARAARHAGLGIVLDIVPNHMAADAAHNAWWRDVLTHGERSAYAHYFDIDWQSPNPDLRGKVLLPILGDPYWQTLESGALTVQRGGDGRLALRYGDHDLPLAEPDDTATPAGANAQHDLLERQSYRLAWWRTGAAMLNWRRFFEITELVGVRQECEDVFEATHALPFRLYREGWIDGLRIDHVDGLADPAGYCRRVRERLDALRPGRPAELALMHPWLVIEKILGEQEPMPRDWQVDGTTGYDFMDEVGAGLHDLHGASRLNMLWLQISGDDRTFAEHVHAGRHRVLARHLVAEVDTLCARLHAQTRADLTTRDLTPHALRHALTAFMTAIPVYRSYYTAEGNDDGRDRTFDDDMVSAAANAARRHLAPDESAALDFIVGALRTGAPLDSPAGKLRTKLQQLMPALAAKSTEDTAFYRYGRLLSRNEVGSDPGTLAIAAERFHERMQARAEAWPHAMLAVATHDHKRGEDARMRLAVLSELPEAWAEAVAGWETHLAPLLAASPRGPDGIDRMMLYQTLVGAWPADPRAMESEHGQRAFVDRILAWQRKAIREAKRHGSWTHPDTEYENACEAFVPAMALGGDDSVLESIGAFAARIGTAAALNSLAQTLLQLTAPGVPDRYQGNETWDFSLVDPDNRRAPDYARLQAQLECRAGWAHWLANWRDGRIKQQLIRSVLAFRRDNPALFAQGSYRPLSTSGELAGSVLAFARQCGNAEAVVAVTRLAAAHVDPAEPRIPPPCWHDTGLRTGDGEWTDALTGHTVTSHAGWLRAQDVFATLPVALLVRR; encoded by the coding sequence ATGACCACACCTGCCGACGTGAACCACGCCGACCTCGATCACGCCGGCGTGCCGCGCGCCACGGCGCGGCTGCAGCTGCATGCCGGCTTCACCTTTGCCGACGCCGCCGCGCTGGTGCCGTACTACGCCGGCCTGGGCATCAGCCACCTGTACCTGTCGCCGATCACCGCCGCACGTCCAGGGTCCACGCACGGCTACGACGTTACCGACTGCACGCGGATCAGCCCGGAGCTGGGCGGCGAGGAAGGTTTCCTGACGCTGGCCCGCGCGGCACGCCACGCCGGGCTGGGCATCGTGCTGGATATCGTGCCCAACCATATGGCGGCCGATGCCGCCCACAACGCGTGGTGGCGCGACGTGCTGACGCACGGCGAACGCAGCGCCTACGCCCACTATTTCGATATCGACTGGCAATCGCCCAACCCCGACCTGCGCGGCAAGGTCCTGCTGCCGATACTGGGTGACCCCTACTGGCAGACGCTGGAATCGGGCGCGTTGACCGTGCAGCGCGGCGGCGATGGCCGGCTGGCGCTGCGGTACGGCGACCACGACCTGCCACTGGCCGAACCGGACGACACGGCCACACCCGCCGGTGCCAACGCGCAGCACGACCTGCTGGAACGCCAGTCCTACCGGCTGGCGTGGTGGCGCACCGGCGCCGCCATGCTGAACTGGCGCCGCTTCTTCGAGATCACGGAGCTGGTGGGCGTGCGCCAGGAATGCGAGGATGTATTCGAAGCCACGCACGCGCTGCCGTTCCGCCTCTACCGCGAAGGCTGGATCGACGGGCTGCGCATCGACCATGTGGACGGCCTGGCCGATCCGGCCGGCTACTGCCGGCGCGTACGCGAACGTCTGGACGCGCTGCGCCCGGGCCGCCCCGCCGAACTGGCGCTGATGCACCCGTGGCTGGTCATCGAGAAGATCCTGGGCGAACAAGAGCCGATGCCGCGCGACTGGCAGGTCGACGGCACCACCGGTTACGACTTCATGGACGAAGTGGGCGCGGGGCTGCACGACCTGCATGGCGCGTCCCGGCTGAACATGCTCTGGCTGCAGATCAGCGGCGACGACCGCACCTTCGCCGAACACGTGCATGCCGGGCGCCATCGCGTGCTGGCGCGGCATCTGGTCGCCGAGGTCGACACGCTGTGTGCGCGGCTGCATGCGCAGACGCGCGCCGACCTGACCACGCGCGACCTGACGCCGCATGCGCTGCGCCACGCTTTGACGGCCTTCATGACGGCCATCCCCGTGTACCGCAGCTACTACACGGCCGAGGGCAATGACGATGGCCGCGACCGCACGTTCGACGACGACATGGTGTCGGCCGCAGCCAACGCCGCCCGCCGTCACCTGGCGCCGGACGAATCGGCCGCGCTCGACTTCATCGTCGGCGCCTTGCGCACCGGCGCGCCGCTCGACAGCCCGGCCGGAAAGCTTCGCACCAAACTCCAGCAACTGATGCCCGCGCTGGCGGCCAAGTCCACCGAGGACACCGCCTTCTACCGCTATGGGCGGCTGCTGTCGCGCAACGAGGTGGGTAGCGACCCCGGCACGCTGGCCATCGCGGCCGAGCGCTTTCACGAGCGGATGCAGGCGCGCGCCGAGGCGTGGCCCCATGCCATGCTGGCGGTGGCTACCCACGACCACAAGCGCGGCGAGGATGCGCGCATGCGGCTGGCGGTACTGAGCGAGTTGCCCGAGGCATGGGCCGAGGCGGTGGCGGGCTGGGAAACGCATCTGGCGCCGCTGCTGGCGGCCTCGCCCCGGGGCCCCGATGGCATCGACCGGATGATGCTGTACCAGACGCTGGTTGGCGCGTGGCCCGCAGACCCGCGTGCGATGGAGTCGGAGCACGGCCAGCGGGCCTTTGTCGACCGGATCCTGGCCTGGCAGCGCAAGGCCATCCGCGAAGCCAAGCGCCACGGCAGCTGGACCCATCCCGACACCGAATACGAGAACGCCTGCGAAGCCTTCGTGCCGGCCATGGCCCTTGGCGGCGACGACAGCGTGCTGGAAAGCATCGGCGCCTTCGCCGCGCGCATCGGCACTGCCGCCGCGCTGAACAGCCTGGCGCAGACCCTGTTGCAGCTGACCGCGCCCGGCGTGCCGGACCGGTACCAGGGCAATGAAACGTGGGACTTCAGCCTGGTCGATCCCGACAACCGGCGCGCGCCCGACTACGCGCGGCTGCAGGCGCAACTGGAGTGCCGTGCGGGATGGGCCCACTGGCTCGCAAACTGGCGCGATGGCCGCATCAAGCAGCAACTGATCCGTAGTGTGCTGGCGTTCCGGCGCGACAATCCGGCGCTGTTCGCGCAGGGCAGTTATCGGCCGCTATCCACTAGTGGCGAGCTGGCCGGTTCGGTGCTGGCCTTTGCCCGGCAATGCGGCAATGCCGAAGCTGTGGTGGCCGTGACGCGGCTGGCGGCGGCGCACGTCGATCCGGCCGAGCCACGCATCCCGCCGCCTTGCTGGCATGACACGGGGCTGCGCACCGGCGATGGCGAATGGACCGACGCGCTGACCGGCCACACCGTCACCTCCCATGCGGGATGGCTGCGCGCCCAGGACGTGTTTGCGACGTTGCCCGTGGCGCTGCTGGTGCGGCGGTAA
- the glgA gene encoding glycogen synthase GlgA, with the protein MNANTLFVAAEAQPLAKTGGLADVVGGLAQALLQRGADVSILMPGYPRAVAAARDVRSLGAIHLPMALPPGHSPARLLQGLMPDSGVRVIFLDCPSLYDRPGSLYVDATGRDFCDNAQRFAALAHAAAAIAAGETPLPVPSLVHAHDWHAGLTPLLMHARGLRIPTVCTIHNLAFQGVFPMTAAEPLGLPPQSLTPDGIEFWGKINFLKAGIRYADRVTTVSHTYAREILTPHFGHGLDGLLTHRASVLGAIPNGVDTDAWSPRTDRLLPQRYDVRNMTGKRACKAALQARHGLPVDATRPLIAMGSRLTHQKMADVALDAIAMALATHADAQFVVLGCGDPKLEAAYSALAQQHPDRVGVAIGYREEDAHLLHAGADMLLHGSRFEPFGLTPVYAMRYGTVPIVSRVGGLADTVRDVGDDAAPAARANGIVFDGETAEAMCAAMTRGLGWYGRQRHWRSLQRTGMQTDFGWEGPARQYMAMYGALAPDLARVPVPVAAPVIAPVIEPVAAAPAARPARGGRRPVAVPEAPTLSPADAAATPA; encoded by the coding sequence TTGAACGCGAACACCTTGTTTGTGGCGGCGGAAGCCCAGCCCCTGGCCAAGACGGGCGGCCTGGCCGATGTAGTGGGCGGACTGGCACAGGCGCTGCTGCAGCGCGGCGCCGATGTCTCGATCCTGATGCCGGGCTATCCGCGTGCCGTGGCCGCGGCGCGCGACGTGCGCAGCCTTGGTGCGATCCACCTGCCCATGGCCCTGCCGCCCGGACACAGCCCGGCGCGGCTGCTGCAAGGCCTGATGCCCGACAGCGGCGTGCGCGTGATCTTTCTCGACTGCCCGTCGCTGTATGACCGCCCGGGGTCGCTGTACGTGGATGCCACGGGCCGCGACTTCTGCGACAACGCCCAGCGCTTTGCCGCGCTGGCGCACGCCGCGGCGGCGATTGCGGCCGGCGAGACGCCGCTGCCGGTGCCCAGCCTGGTGCACGCGCACGACTGGCACGCCGGGCTGACGCCGCTGCTGATGCACGCGCGCGGCCTGCGCATCCCCACCGTCTGCACGATCCACAACCTCGCGTTCCAGGGCGTCTTTCCGATGACGGCGGCGGAGCCGCTGGGCCTGCCCCCGCAGTCGCTGACGCCGGACGGCATCGAGTTCTGGGGCAAGATCAATTTCCTGAAGGCCGGCATCCGCTATGCCGACCGCGTCACCACGGTCAGCCACACCTACGCGCGCGAAATCCTGACGCCGCACTTCGGCCATGGGCTGGACGGCCTGCTGACGCATCGCGCGTCCGTGCTGGGCGCGATTCCTAACGGTGTCGATACCGACGCCTGGTCGCCGCGCACCGACCGCCTGCTGCCGCAGCGCTACGACGTGCGCAACATGACCGGCAAGCGCGCCTGCAAGGCCGCGCTGCAGGCGCGCCACGGGCTGCCGGTGGACGCCACCCGCCCGCTGATCGCCATGGGCAGCCGCCTGACCCACCAGAAGATGGCCGACGTGGCACTCGACGCCATCGCCATGGCCCTTGCCACGCACGCCGATGCGCAGTTCGTGGTGCTGGGCTGCGGCGATCCCAAGCTGGAAGCCGCCTACAGCGCGCTGGCGCAGCAGCATCCCGACCGCGTGGGCGTGGCCATCGGCTATCGCGAGGAAGACGCCCACCTGCTGCACGCGGGCGCCGACATGCTGCTGCATGGCAGCCGCTTCGAGCCGTTCGGCCTGACGCCGGTCTATGCGATGCGCTATGGCACCGTGCCGATCGTCTCGCGCGTGGGTGGCCTGGCCGACACCGTGCGCGATGTTGGCGATGATGCCGCGCCGGCCGCGCGCGCCAACGGCATCGTCTTCGACGGCGAAACCGCCGAGGCGATGTGCGCCGCCATGACGCGTGGACTAGGATGGTATGGCCGCCAGCGCCACTGGCGCAGCCTGCAGCGCACCGGCATGCAGACCGACTTCGGCTGGGAAGGCCCGGCACGCCAGTACATGGCCATGTACGGCGCGCTGGCGCCCGATCTTGCCCGCGTGCCGGTGCCCGTTGCCGCGCCTGTCATCGCGCCGGTCATCGAGCCCGTTGCAGCGGCGCCGGCAGCACGGCCCGCACGCGGTGGCCGCCGTCCGGTGGCGGTGCCCGAGGCCCCGACGCTGTCGCCGGCCGATGCGGCCGCCACGCCTGCGTGA
- the treZ gene encoding malto-oligosyltrehalose trehalohydrolase, giving the protein MTATPSLPPRDGMPVRPNWQTLGADARLLPCGDDTDAGYWFGPVRLADGRVRFRFWAPDAAAQGHAVRLEVAGMAPVIMVEGKRGWFEAVVPCCHGVRYWFRLDDGTIVPDPASRLQADDVHGASVLCLPENGAAYAWQHTEWRGRPWHEAVIYELHVGLFGGYAGVMAELHRLAAMGFTAIELMPLAEFPGARNWGYDGVLPFAPERSYGSPDELRALVDAAHGLGMMVLLDVVYNHFGPEGNYLHQYASPFFRTDRQTPWGPAIDFRRAEVRRFFGENARYWLESFRFDGLRFDAVHAIEDEGWLPQLAHELRTCLPDRHVHLVLENDHNDVALLQAGYDAQWNDDAHHALHVLLTGEHDGYYSEYQAEVPGTTKAEAIGTPALHHLARVLSEGFAWQGEVSPHRSGDENGPLQGREVRRGQPSAALSPTSFVMFLQNHDQTGNRAFGERLATLANPDALRAAVALQLLCPQIPLVFMGEEHGARTPFLYFTDHPPELAQAVRDGRRREFAASSAFSDDSHAARIADPNAPETFDASRPVCDDTDGDCRAWNHYYGELLSIRRNEIMPRLRDCRPDGVTLLAERALVARWRLGDGSQLSIWLNLGDAPVDADCAGGQMLHASQSGAIASLMAGILTEHCCVACLHPA; this is encoded by the coding sequence ATGACCGCTACGCCATCCCTGCCGCCCCGTGACGGCATGCCAGTCCGCCCGAACTGGCAAACCCTGGGTGCCGATGCCCGGCTGCTGCCGTGCGGCGACGACACGGACGCGGGCTACTGGTTCGGCCCGGTCCGCCTGGCGGATGGCCGCGTGCGCTTCCGCTTCTGGGCGCCCGACGCCGCCGCGCAGGGCCATGCGGTACGGCTCGAAGTGGCGGGCATGGCGCCGGTGATCATGGTGGAAGGCAAGCGCGGCTGGTTCGAGGCCGTGGTGCCATGCTGCCACGGAGTGCGCTACTGGTTCCGGCTCGACGACGGCACGATCGTGCCCGACCCGGCATCGCGGCTGCAGGCCGACGACGTGCATGGCGCCAGCGTGCTGTGCCTGCCGGAAAATGGCGCCGCCTACGCCTGGCAGCATACGGAGTGGCGCGGCCGGCCCTGGCATGAAGCCGTGATCTACGAACTCCACGTGGGCCTGTTCGGCGGCTACGCAGGGGTGATGGCCGAACTGCACCGGCTGGCGGCGATGGGCTTCACCGCCATCGAACTGATGCCGCTGGCCGAGTTTCCCGGGGCGCGAAACTGGGGCTACGACGGCGTGCTGCCGTTCGCGCCCGAGCGCAGCTACGGTTCGCCCGACGAGTTGCGCGCGCTGGTCGACGCCGCCCATGGCCTGGGCATGATGGTGCTGCTCGACGTGGTCTACAACCACTTCGGGCCCGAGGGCAACTACCTGCACCAGTACGCCAGCCCCTTCTTCCGCACCGACCGGCAGACCCCCTGGGGCCCGGCCATCGACTTCCGCCGCGCCGAGGTGCGCCGCTTCTTTGGCGAGAACGCCCGCTACTGGCTGGAATCGTTCCGCTTCGACGGCTTGCGGTTCGACGCCGTGCATGCCATCGAGGATGAAGGGTGGCTGCCGCAGCTGGCCCACGAACTGCGCACCTGCCTGCCCGACCGGCATGTGCATCTGGTGCTGGAAAACGACCACAACGACGTGGCGCTGCTCCAGGCCGGCTACGACGCCCAGTGGAACGACGACGCCCATCACGCGCTGCACGTGCTGCTGACCGGCGAGCACGACGGGTACTACAGCGAATACCAGGCCGAGGTGCCCGGGACGACGAAGGCCGAAGCCATCGGCACACCGGCGCTGCATCACCTGGCGCGCGTGCTGTCCGAGGGCTTTGCGTGGCAGGGCGAGGTATCGCCACACCGCAGCGGCGACGAGAACGGCCCGCTGCAGGGCCGCGAGGTGCGGCGCGGGCAGCCCAGCGCGGCGCTGTCGCCCACGTCGTTCGTGATGTTCCTGCAGAACCACGACCAGACCGGCAACCGCGCCTTCGGCGAGCGCCTGGCCACGCTGGCCAACCCCGACGCGCTGCGCGCGGCGGTGGCGCTGCAACTGCTCTGCCCGCAGATTCCGCTGGTGTTCATGGGCGAGGAACATGGCGCACGCACGCCTTTCCTCTACTTCACCGATCATCCGCCCGAACTGGCGCAGGCCGTGCGCGACGGCAGGCGGCGCGAATTCGCCGCGTCGTCGGCCTTCAGCGACGACAGCCACGCCGCGCGCATCGCCGATCCGAACGCGCCGGAGACATTCGACGCCTCGCGTCCGGTCTGCGACGACACCGACGGCGATTGCCGCGCATGGAACCACTACTACGGCGAATTGCTGTCGATCCGCCGCAACGAGATCATGCCCCGGCTGCGCGATTGCCGGCCCGATGGCGTCACGCTGCTGGCCGAACGGGCCCTGGTGGCGCGCTGGCGGCTGGGCGACGGCAGCCAGTTGTCGATCTGGCTCAACCTGGGCGACGCGCCCGTGGACGCCGACTGCGCCGGCGGCCAGATGCTGCATGCCAGCCAGTCCGGCGCCATTGCATCGCTGATGGCCGGCATCCTGACCGAACACTGCTGCGTGGCCTGCCTGCATCCTGCCTGA
- a CDS encoding ATP-binding protein → MDLPAAQLLNALDAVEDAAIFALSEDGRVSAWTEAARRVLLYSAEEVIGAPLSRFHPARAAKESATARQLLAMARTGGRAEDKGWRVRRDGTVFYASTVIVALAGAGGFAVVYRDITIQYAAEEHARVLASRWHQLLDTLDDNAICELGPEGEIRSWNAGAQKLFGYAAQEAVGQPLSLLHPRPDIAPDGTAVGAQDCTHDETPGLLDAVRATGEWSGEQRLQRRDGTLVRCQVRQVLLRDADQGVSGVLWTARDISDAARLADLENAGRRVQSFLAILAHELRNPLAPIRNAVDVIRLAPVADSRIRHCAEIIGRQLQLLTRLVTDLMDVGRVTSGKLKVQPVPILYNEVVATAIDAMRPALEGASQQLEVELPADPVFVNGDAARLEQVLSNLLSNATKYTPRGGTVKVRVHAEAGNVVTTIGDTGRGIAPEALDRIFNLFAQEGDETARSGLGIGLALARAVVEAHGGAIQASSPGEGHGSTFTVMLPEVQMDGASVARPGAAQCTGQRILIVDDNADSADSMAELLTVLGHHAQPVYTGMHAVEAVRSFAPDVVLLDLEMPDMSGYEVLDALRQAGLNLRVFALTGRSSPDDRRRTEAAGFDAHLVKPLTVEALCRALADQESP, encoded by the coding sequence ATGGACTTGCCGGCTGCCCAGTTGCTCAATGCGCTCGATGCGGTGGAGGATGCCGCGATCTTCGCGCTGTCGGAAGACGGCCGCGTCAGTGCCTGGACAGAGGCCGCGCGCCGCGTGCTGCTGTATTCCGCCGAGGAAGTCATCGGCGCGCCGTTGTCGCGTTTTCATCCCGCCCGCGCCGCGAAGGAGTCCGCCACCGCCCGGCAGTTGCTGGCGATGGCGCGGACCGGCGGCCGGGCCGAGGACAAGGGCTGGCGCGTGCGGCGCGACGGCACCGTGTTCTATGCCAGCACCGTGATCGTGGCGCTGGCCGGGGCCGGCGGTTTCGCCGTGGTCTACCGCGATATCACGATCCAGTACGCCGCCGAAGAACACGCCCGGGTGCTGGCGTCTCGCTGGCACCAGTTGCTGGACACGCTCGACGACAACGCGATCTGCGAACTGGGCCCCGAAGGCGAGATCCGCAGCTGGAACGCCGGCGCGCAGAAGCTGTTCGGATACGCGGCGCAGGAGGCGGTGGGGCAGCCGCTGTCGCTGCTGCATCCGCGGCCCGACATCGCGCCAGACGGTACGGCCGTCGGCGCCCAGGACTGCACCCACGACGAGACGCCCGGCCTGCTCGACGCCGTGCGGGCCACCGGCGAGTGGTCGGGCGAGCAGCGGCTGCAGCGCCGCGACGGCACGCTGGTGCGATGCCAGGTGCGGCAGGTGCTGCTGCGCGATGCCGACCAGGGCGTATCGGGCGTGCTGTGGACCGCCCGCGATATCTCCGACGCGGCCCGCCTGGCCGATCTCGAAAACGCCGGGCGCCGCGTGCAGTCGTTCCTCGCCATCCTGGCGCACGAGCTGCGCAATCCGCTGGCGCCGATCCGCAATGCCGTCGATGTGATCCGGCTCGCGCCGGTGGCAGACTCCCGCATCCGCCATTGCGCCGAAATCATCGGCCGGCAACTGCAGTTGCTGACGCGGCTGGTGACCGACCTGATGGATGTGGGCCGCGTGACGTCGGGCAAGCTCAAGGTGCAGCCGGTGCCCATTCTCTACAACGAGGTGGTGGCGACCGCCATCGATGCGATGCGTCCCGCGCTGGAGGGGGCCAGCCAGCAGCTGGAGGTGGAGTTGCCCGCCGACCCGGTTTTCGTCAATGGCGACGCGGCGCGGCTGGAACAGGTGCTGTCGAACCTGCTCAGCAACGCCACCAAGTACACGCCGCGCGGCGGCACGGTGAAGGTGCGGGTGCACGCGGAAGCCGGCAACGTGGTCACGACGATCGGCGACACGGGGCGGGGCATCGCGCCGGAGGCGCTGGATCGCATCTTCAACCTGTTCGCCCAGGAAGGCGACGAGACCGCGCGTTCCGGGCTGGGCATCGGCCTGGCGCTGGCGCGGGCCGTGGTGGAGGCGCACGGTGGCGCCATCCAGGCCAGCAGCCCGGGCGAAGGCCACGGCAGCACATTCACGGTCATGCTGCCCGAGGTGCAGATGGACGGCGCCAGCGTGGCGCGTCCGGGTGCTGCGCAGTGCACGGGCCAGCGCATCCTCATCGTCGACGACAACGCCGATTCGGCGGACAGCATGGCCGAGTTGCTGACCGTGCTGGGCCATCACGCGCAACCGGTCTACACGGGCATGCACGCCGTGGAAGCGGTGCGCAGCTTTGCGCCCGATGTGGTGCTGCTGGACCTGGAGATGCCCGACATGAGCGGCTACGAGGTGCTCGACGCGCTGCGCCAGGCCGGGCTGAACCTGAGGGTCTTCGCGCTGACCGGGCGCAGTTCGCCCGATGACCGGCGGCGCACCGAAGCGGCCGGCTTCGACGCCCACCTGGTCAAGCCGCTGACCGTCGAGGCGCTCTGCCGGGCTTTGGCGGATCAAGAGTCGCCCTGA
- a CDS encoding glycogen/starch/alpha-glucan phosphorylase has translation MSSATIRRAFLDHVFYTQGKLPGHASGNDLYQALAHTVRDRLVQRWISTAETYQTQPSRTVAYLSAEFLMGPHLGNNLVNLGIVDEVRAAMTTLDLDLDDILSHEEEPGLGNGGLGRLAACFMDSLATLEIPALGYGIRYEYGIFHQNIIDGQQVETTDTWLRHGNPWEIQRSEWAVQVRLGGHTEHYTDDRGRYRVRWVPEKTVVGVPFDSPILGYRVNTVNTLRLWRAEATEAFDFHTFNRGDYLGAVSKKVTSENLTKVLYPNDETRQGKELRLEQQYFFVACSLQDMLRLLASHGIPVSRFHEKFAVQLNDTHPAVGIAELMRLLVDDHDLSWNDAWYITRNAFAYTNHTLLPEALEQWPLELFRRVLPRHLEIIYEINARFLDEVRIRFYGDESRLARLSLVNEQGGRFVRMAGLACVGSHAINGVADLHSRLMREDVLQDFYAMWPEKFTSITNGVTPRRWLALSNPRLTRLVCDAIGDGWIKDLDQLQALEPFADDAGFRAQWQAVRRDNKRDLAQLVRDTTGVVVDPASMFDVMVKRIHEYKRQHLAVLHIIALYHQIKSDSRAEIPPRTFLFAGKAAPGYHYAKLMIRFITSVAEVVNRDPHVRDRLKVVFLPNFNVTYGQKIYPAADLSEQISLAGKEASGTGNMKFAMNGAITIGTMDGANIELRDAIGADNFFPFGLNASEVYALRAAGYHPSTFYESDPELRAVVDLIQHGFFSKGDAAVFRPLFDGLLQHDPYMLMADFASYLQCQRDVSAAYANPDRWQRMSVLSTARSGHFSSDRAIREYCERVWHVDPVPVCLLRRSSGQVQGPRRAGEIGNTIGEEAIGGFSERCQ, from the coding sequence ATGTCCAGCGCCACCATCCGGCGCGCGTTTCTCGATCACGTGTTCTATACGCAGGGCAAGCTGCCGGGCCACGCCAGCGGCAACGATCTCTACCAGGCGCTGGCGCACACGGTGCGCGACCGGCTGGTGCAGCGCTGGATCAGCACCGCCGAAACCTACCAGACCCAGCCGTCGCGCACGGTAGCCTACCTGTCGGCCGAATTCCTGATGGGCCCGCACCTGGGCAACAACCTCGTCAACCTGGGCATCGTCGACGAAGTGCGGGCGGCCATGACCACGCTGGACCTGGACCTGGACGACATCCTTTCGCACGAGGAAGAGCCGGGGCTGGGCAACGGCGGCCTTGGCAGGCTGGCCGCCTGCTTCATGGATTCGCTGGCGACGCTTGAGATCCCGGCGCTGGGCTACGGCATCCGCTACGAATACGGCATCTTCCACCAGAACATCATCGACGGCCAGCAGGTGGAAACCACCGACACGTGGCTGCGCCATGGCAACCCATGGGAAATCCAGCGCTCCGAATGGGCGGTGCAGGTGCGCCTGGGCGGTCACACCGAGCACTACACCGACGACCGCGGCCGCTACCGGGTGCGCTGGGTGCCTGAAAAGACCGTGGTGGGCGTGCCGTTCGATTCGCCGATCCTGGGCTACCGGGTCAACACGGTGAACACGCTACGCCTGTGGCGCGCCGAGGCGACCGAGGCGTTCGACTTCCACACGTTCAACCGGGGCGACTACCTGGGCGCGGTCAGCAAGAAAGTGACGTCGGAGAACCTGACCAAGGTGCTGTACCCGAACGACGAAACCCGCCAGGGCAAGGAACTGCGGCTGGAGCAGCAGTATTTCTTCGTGGCCTGCTCGTTGCAGGACATGCTGCGGCTGCTGGCATCCCACGGCATCCCGGTGTCCCGCTTCCACGAGAAGTTCGCCGTGCAGCTCAACGACACCCACCCCGCCGTAGGCATTGCCGAACTGATGCGGCTGCTGGTGGACGACCACGACCTGAGCTGGAACGACGCCTGGTACATCACCCGCAACGCGTTTGCCTACACCAACCACACACTGCTGCCCGAAGCACTGGAACAGTGGCCGCTGGAACTGTTCCGCCGTGTGCTGCCGCGCCACCTGGAGATCATCTACGAAATCAACGCGCGCTTTCTGGACGAGGTGCGGATCCGCTTCTACGGCGACGAATCGAGGCTGGCGCGCCTGTCGCTGGTCAACGAGCAAGGCGGCCGCTTCGTGCGCATGGCGGGGCTGGCCTGCGTGGGCAGCCATGCCATCAACGGCGTGGCCGACCTGCATTCGCGCCTGATGCGCGAGGACGTGCTGCAGGATTTCTACGCAATGTGGCCCGAGAAATTCACCAGCATCACCAATGGCGTCACGCCCCGCCGCTGGCTGGCGCTGTCCAATCCGCGCCTGACCCGGCTGGTCTGCGACGCCATCGGCGACGGCTGGATCAAGGACCTGGACCAGTTGCAGGCGCTGGAGCCCTTTGCCGACGATGCCGGCTTCCGCGCCCAATGGCAGGCCGTGCGCCGCGACAACAAGCGCGACCTGGCGCAACTGGTGCGCGACACCACCGGCGTGGTGGTGGACCCCGCGTCTATGTTCGACGTGATGGTCAAGCGCATCCACGAGTACAAGCGCCAGCACCTGGCCGTGCTGCACATCATCGCGCTCTATCACCAGATCAAGTCCGATTCGCGCGCCGAGATCCCGCCCCGCACCTTCCTGTTCGCCGGCAAGGCGGCCCCCGGCTACCACTATGCCAAGCTGATGATCCGATTCATCACCTCGGTGGCGGAGGTGGTCAACCGCGACCCGCACGTGCGGGACCGCCTCAAGGTGGTCTTCCTGCCGAACTTCAACGTGACCTACGGCCAGAAGATCTACCCGGCGGCCGACCTGTCCGAGCAGATCTCGCTGGCCGGCAAGGAGGCCTCGGGCACCGGCAACATGAAGTTCGCCATGAACGGCGCCATCACGATCGGCACCATGGACGGGGCCAACATCGAACTGCGCGATGCCATCGGCGCCGACAACTTCTTCCCGTTCGGGCTCAATGCATCCGAGGTCTATGCGCTGCGGGCGGCCGGCTACCATCCGTCCACCTTCTATGAATCCGACCCCGAACTGCGCGCCGTGGTCGACCTGATCCAGCACGGCTTCTTTTCCAAGGGCGATGCCGCCGTGTTCCGTCCGCTGTTCGACGGGCTGCTGCAGCACGACCCGTACATGCTGATGGCCGATTTCGCGTCGTACCTGCAGTGCCAGCGCGATGTCTCGGCCGCCTACGCCAATCCGGACCGCTGGCAGCGCATGTCGGTACTGTCGACCGCGCGTTCGGGCCACTTCTCGTCAGACCGGGCCATCCGCGAATACTGCGAGCGGGTCTGGCACGTCGATCCGGTGCCCGTGTGCCTGCTGCGACGGTCGAGCGGCCAGGTACAGGGGCCGCGTCGGGCCGGCGAGATCGGGAACACCATCGGCGAGGAGGCCATCGGCGGCTTCAGCGAGCGCTGCCAGTAG